tgtcgtttttttttttttttttttcttttcactttctgTAGTTATTTTGCGTGTTTGTAACCCTTCCGAGAGAAGAGCGAGAAAATGAGCTCTAGTTTGGGTTTTGATCAGGCAAGTAGAAGTGGTGATAAGAATCAACTGAAACTGTATTCGTACTATTCTAGCTCTTGCGCCTACCGTGTCCGTACTGCCCtcaatttgaaaggtaatgaaTGAACTTTGCTTCCCAACCTAATTCTAATAGTTTATTGATCATATGAACTcttatttatccattttttgtttcaatttacataataaattgaAGGGTTGAAATACGAGTATAAAGCAGTTGACTTGTTGAAGGGAGAGCAATTCAGTCCAGGTGATTTTGgcttctctttttgttcttctaGGATCCAAATCGTATGCATGTATTCTATTTTGTCAATCGTCAGCGTGAGCGCTATTGCTCTGCACGTATTCTATAATTTCAATGTTTATCATaacgaaagaaaaagaagaagagaataacGCACTTGAAATCATTCTCTCTTTCGCTGTATAGAGTTTACAGAGCTCAATCCTATTGGCTACGTGCCAGTGCTCGTGGATGGGGAATTCATAGTTTCCGACTCTTTCGCCATCATAATGGTATATCATTACCAGGATTTCACAATTTCTTTACCTTCTGTCTGCACGTTTACATCTTTCCTCCAACTATTCTTGttgtaatttgtaatgtatACAGTATTTAGAAGAGAAATATCCTCAGCATCCATTGTTGCCTCAAGATCTTCAGAAAAGAGGCATCAATTACCAGGTAATATTGCATCTTGTTTGttgataataattattatcaGCATATTTTGTgttatcacatattttttttttatcaaattcctTGTGCTCAAACTAATAGATTTCAATAGTGTGAAGTATAATTCTTTATACGATGAAAAATCTAAGATCATCCCATGCTCCCTGAGCTCTACATCTTACATTAAATgctattgttaaaaaaaagtgacataTTCCTGGGCTATTGAAGTCATTATCTCAAGTATATGAGATTGTTGCATATATTTGTAACATCCCTTCCCGTAGTTCAGGAATATTACGAAACATTCATACATAATGCctggtaaagagattcatatcatgaattacttcattttattgaaaagcatcaaaaacataaaaactgaactgaacataattgttttggaactgaacgtaaaataaaaagaacataaactaatcctacGAATGACATGAAAGAAATCAAACATTCTGGTGTGGATAACACTTATTCCTTCCTAAGTCTTTCTACTAGATCTACTTCTAGCCATCCAGCTCTGCGTCATCATAATCATCATCTGTGAGAATTAAACATAGAAGCAAACAgaaagacaaacaaaaaaaatgagtcgTATGCTcagtaagtagcacatcataccgtaaaatataaattaacttaGCATAgacttaatttttgaaagactcttcatgcatacatacatcATCATGGATTAACATAGCATatctattcatcattaacatgagtGGAAACATACATAATCATGGCAAACATGTAACGTGAATGCGTAAAtaacttgtttatcttgtctttTACTTATCATAAGGTGAATCACACTTGAGTCCGTGACACCGCATGGCTTATCTTGTAGTGAAACACTCTTGAGTCCGTATTTTACTTAATCTTGCTTAACTTGTCGTaatatggagtgaaacacgcttgagtccgtaattctcttaacttgcataacttgtcataacatggagtgaaacacgcttgagtctatgtttcacttaacttgtaTAACGTGGAGTGAAACATGCTTGAGTCTGTATTTCACTTAActggcataacatggagtgaaacattcttgagtccgtgtttcactcaACTTTGTGGTTAACCATACTTGAGTCTGTGGTAATATCTTAGCATAACTTGTGATGAACATACTTGGGTCCGTGTCACCTTAAaacttcttatctttcttaatgcatgagactttattaggcttcatgaacttttgtaacatgacatactcttgttcatgacatagcataacatggcatttttttgtacatggcatagcataacatgacatgacataacataacatgatctgaacattttatgacattccatggcatacatgatttaagtactacatgaacatggcatacatgatccaagtactacatgaacatggtatacatgatctaagtattatatgaacatggcatacataatctGGCTATTcttattacatggcatacttgacttAAATTACTACTTGAACATCTCATGACTTCCATGtgattttagtaacattcaatccatcaaacaacaaattcattcattcaagcataatctcataaAATTCATCAAAGATTGTGAaaggaatctaatcttgatTTGTCTCTTAGCATAGCgtagataaccatcataagcacatcatattttcatacataacaataatattcatagtacgcatgcatttatatgatcatactatttacctcttagaGCTGCTTCCTGATTCCCACTTTGTAGTGTGCTACCTATACAAGGTACTAGATGTTACTAATTCCTTAGTGAACGTGTAGCATTCTAATTACTTACAATCATACCATAGATTTAACACATATTCAATTAAAGATtactacatattaatattattcaaaacccATAACATATCCTTTAAAGAAATAACTTAATACTTGTATTAAAATATAGGAAGGCCCAAGGCCAACAGGGGAAAACAGTCCACTTTAAAAGAACAAGGTTTCTTCAAGAGGATTTACGGAAGCCTATAAACATCAAAGCTTTTAAGGGTATTTTAGGGAAACATCTTAATGGGCATGGGTATTTTGGGAAGACCGgatataaatgaaaatataggCTTACGGGGTAAAGGCTCTCATCGCGTAACAGAGGGACTGGACTTAAGAATAAAGGGAGTGGTTGTGCGATGCTCATCTAGAGAAGGAGGCTGAGACGacggcggctctgggtggctgggagTGTTCGGCGGCACAACTGGGAGGTCCCTATGGTAGTGCGACactgggagagggagagagaggagttttagagagagatggaatTGAAAACTTAAATCACCGAGAGGGAGGAAGGGTGAGTGCGACGGCAGTGGCTTACCTGAGGGAGTGGATGCGATGGGACTAGGATGGCCGGCAGTTTCTGGCACCGTGGGTGGTGCTCCGACGTCCTAGGGTGGTCGGTGGTGGCTGGGCAGAGTATCAAGCTTATGAGAAAGTGAGTTCTTCCTCCAGGTATTTTTGTGTCTTTAATTCAGACGGTTTCGTGGGATTTTATAGATGATGGGGAGGGGAGTGGTGTGAGTCTTTAGGAGATATGATAGTGTTTGAAATTGGCTACACTTAGGAAATTATTCCTACGAGGATACAAATACTGAGAGgattttgaagagtttgagtcTGGAGTTTAGTTTCAAACTAGGAACCTATTTAAATATGGAACCTAATGGATGGCTATACGAAGACTTTGATAGGGAAGGAAtcactattttaatttatctgttagtatatttaataaaataactaaataaaaaataataatactaattttaaGCCTTAAATTTGGCCCCGTATGTTACAATATTGGTTGTAAATAACAATTCTGAATACCTTTTACCTGAAGTGACTTGGGTCCTCACATTTAATAGTGattcatagatttttttttttattggcaccgggtgtctgaGAACAACATctccgactaatcccgggggtgcacaggcgATTCTTAGGGACTTATAATCATGTCATGAATAAGAAAGGTGCTAGAAGTGGGTTTCATAGCACCACACATAAATTTCAAAGAAAGTTGGTACgtattttaaatcataaatgaaAGAGTATTGACAAATGGATGAAGATAAGCTTATGTCTCAATGAATGGGGCATGTTGGAGATCGCTACACACTTTCATGGCCCATGGCGTTATCTGgaacaaaaaaatggaaaaaatagtaatgttaaaatcagtagttaaaatttaaatcttctCTACGAGAGATAGTCGAGAGTTTCAATTGCCTGA
This sequence is a window from Juglans regia cultivar Chandler unplaced genomic scaffold, Walnut 2.0 Scaffold_25922, whole genome shotgun sequence. Protein-coding genes within it:
- the LOC108996951 gene encoding glutathione S-transferase 2-like isoform X2: MMASRSGDKNQLKLYSYYSSSCAYRVRTALNLKGLKYEYKAVDLLKGEQFSPEFTELNPIGYVPVLVDGEFIVSDSFAIIMYLEEKYPQHPLLPQDLQKRGINYQAANIVSSSIQPFQNIATLKYIEEKVGPGEDLSWAKHHITKGFAALEKFLKGHAGRYATGDEVFLTQFPLLSRLNEEYNKIPAFQDAKSENQPDNPLASAV